In the Diceros bicornis minor isolate mBicDic1 chromosome 22, mDicBic1.mat.cur, whole genome shotgun sequence genome, one interval contains:
- the UBAP1 gene encoding ubiquitin-associated protein 1, whose amino-acid sequence MASKKLGADFHGTFTYLDDVPFKIGDKFKTPAKVGLPIGFSLPDCLQVVREVQYDFSLEKRTVEWAEDIKKIQEAQREAERKAEEAEAKVNSKSGPESDSKTSFSKTHSTATMPPPINPILASLQHNSILTPTRVSSSATKQQVLSPPHTKADFNPADFECEEDPFENLELKTIDEKEELRNILVGTTGPIMAQLLDSNLPRGGSGSVLQDEEVLASLERATLDFKPLHKPNGFITLPRLGNCEKMSLSSKVSLPPIPAVSNIKSLSFPKLDSDDSNQKTAKLASTFHSTSCLRNGTFQNSLKPSTQSSASELKEHHTLGLSALNLDSGTEVRTLTPSDLISQMPSLSVLSVCTEESSPPNTGPTVTPPNFSMSQVPNTPSCPQAYSELQTLSPSERQCVATVVNMGYSYECVLRAMKKKGENIEQILDYLFAHGQLCEKGFDPLLVEEALEMHQCSEEKMMEFLQLMSKFKEMGFELKDIKEVLLLHNNDQDNALEDLMARAGAS is encoded by the exons GGACTTTCACTTACCTTGATGATGTCCCATTTAAGATAGGAGACAAATTCAAAACACCAGCTAAAGTTGGTCTACCTATTGGCTTCTCCTTGCCTGATTGTTTGCAGGTTGTCAGAGAAGTACAG TATGACTTCTCCTTGGAAAAGAGAACCGTTGAGTGGGCTGAAGATATTAAGAAAATCCAAGAAGCCCAGCGGGAAGCAGAGCGCAAGGCTGAGGAAGCAGAAGCTAAAGTGAATTCTAAGAGTGGCCCAGAGAGTGACAGCAAAACGAGCTTCTCCAAGACTCACAGTACAGCCACAATGCCACCTCCTATTAACCCCATCCTTGCCAGCTTACAGCACAACAGCATCCTCACCCCGACTCGGGTTAGCAGCAGTGCCACGAAACAGCAAGTTCTCAGCCCACCCCACACAAAGGCAGATTTCAATCCTGCTGACTTTGAGTGTGAAGAAGACCCATTTGAAAATCTGGAGCTAAAAACTATTGATGAGAAGGAAGAGCTGAGAAACATTCTGGTAGGAACCACTGGACCCATTATGGCTCAGTTATTGGACAGTAACTTGCCTAGAGGAGGCTCTGGGTCCGTGTTACAGGATGAGGAGGTCCTGGCATCCCTGGAGCGGGCAACCCTAGATTTCAAGCCTCTTCACAAACCCAATGGCTTTATAACCTTACCACGGTTGGGCAACTGTGAAAAGAtgtcactgtcttccaaagtgtccCTCCCCCCCATCCCTGCAGTAAGCAATATCAAATCCCTGTCCTTCCCCAAACTTGACTCTGATGACAGCAATCAGAAGACAGCCAAGCTGGCAAGCACTTTCCATAGCACATCCTGCCTCCGCAATGGCACGTTCCAGAATTCCCTAAAGCCTTCCACCCAAAGCAGTGCCAGTGAGCTCAAGGAGCATCATACTCTTGGGCTTTCAGCTTTGAACTTGGACAGTGGCACAGAGGTGCGGACCCTGACCCCTTCTGATCTGATCTCCCAGATgccttccctctctgtcttgTCTGTATGCACAGAAGAATCATCACCTCCAAATACAGGTCCCACG GTCACGCCGCCTAATTTCTCAATGTCACAAGTGCCCAACACTCCCAGCTGTCCCCAGGCTTACTCTGAACTGCAAACACTATCCCCCAGTGAGCGGCAGTGTGTGGCGACAGTGGTGAACATGGGCTACTCGTATGAGTGTGTCCTGAGAGCcatgaagaagaaaggagagaatattGAACAG ATTCTTGACTATCTCTTTGCACATGGACAGCTCTGTGAGAAGGGCTTTGACCCTCTTTTAGTGGAAGAGGCTCTGGAAATGCACCAGTGTTCAGAGGAAAAG ATGATGGAGTTTCTTCAGTTAATGAGCAAATTTAAGGAAATGGGCTTTGAACTGAAAGACATTAAGGAAGTTCTGCTATTACACAACAATGACCAGGACAATGCTCTGGAAGACCTCATGGCTCGGGCGGGAGCCAGCTGA